Proteins encoded within one genomic window of Akkermansiaceae bacterium:
- a CDS encoding rhomboid family intramembrane serine protease, whose protein sequence is MATAEREYRQDGRGMGPPSITPVTKWLLIINVVVFLADVMSGNLIGYYGTFAVRTAIFGGFIWEFITFQFLHGSVGHILFNSIALYFFGPIMERWWGTWKYLAFYLISGIGGALLYSLLGLMGIIDLGGGIVGASAGIFGILIGTAVIAPNARIALLLPPIELSMRTFALVILGIAVFSIVVPIFGNEGGDAGHLGGAIVGFLLIKFPRLLGWIGGSPQRGMRPEAFRREGEPKLRPRSHINLRGDTEIDRILDKVSSDGFASLTDEERAKLHAEHERLQRGTNSDH, encoded by the coding sequence ATGGCAACGGCTGAAAGGGAATATCGACAGGACGGACGTGGGATGGGGCCTCCTTCCATCACACCGGTGACGAAATGGCTGCTGATCATCAACGTGGTTGTCTTCCTGGCGGATGTGATGTCGGGGAATCTTATCGGCTATTACGGAACCTTCGCGGTGCGGACCGCGATCTTCGGAGGCTTCATATGGGAGTTCATCACCTTCCAGTTTCTCCACGGAAGTGTGGGGCACATCCTGTTCAATTCCATCGCCCTCTATTTCTTCGGTCCCATCATGGAACGCTGGTGGGGAACGTGGAAGTATCTCGCCTTTTATCTGATCTCGGGGATCGGTGGGGCGCTTCTTTACTCGCTGCTCGGGTTGATGGGGATCATCGATTTGGGAGGCGGCATCGTCGGGGCCTCCGCAGGCATCTTCGGCATTCTCATTGGCACGGCGGTGATCGCGCCGAACGCGCGCATCGCACTGCTGCTCCCGCCCATCGAGCTTTCGATGAGGACGTTCGCGCTGGTGATCCTCGGCATCGCGGTGTTTTCGATCGTCGTTCCCATTTTCGGAAACGAAGGGGGGGATGCGGGGCATCTGGGTGGCGCGATCGTCGGCTTCCTTCTGATCAAATTTCCCCGGCTTCTCGGCTGGATCGGCGGATCTCCGCAGCGCGGCATGCGGCCGGAGGCATTCCGCCGCGAGGGTGAGCCGAAGCTCCGCCCCCGCAGCCACATCAACCTGCGTGGTGATACGGAGATCGACCGGATCCTGGACAAGGTTTCCAGCGACGGCTTCGCCAGCCTGACCGATGAGGAGCGCGCGAAGCTCCATGCCGAACACGAACGCCTCCAGCGTGGCACGAATTCCGACCACTGA
- the grpE gene encoding nucleotide exchange factor GrpE — translation MQADADRNNPQDPSDLPVDETLSPEDTATENTSTEGELDPWEQLEAEAAKWKDVSLRTAAEMDNLRKRTAREREEAVRYANQRLLEDLLPVIDNFEMGMQAASQDQSSMIYIGMDMVRRQLNDFLSNQGAQEIPTTGKFDPNLHDAVAQEDCAAGEEGRILRVTRRGFKLRDRLLRPASVVVSKLPSSPEA, via the coding sequence ATGCAAGCCGACGCTGACCGCAACAATCCCCAGGACCCCTCCGACCTTCCCGTGGATGAAACCTTGTCCCCGGAAGACACGGCGACCGAAAACACCTCCACCGAAGGTGAGCTCGACCCTTGGGAGCAACTGGAAGCGGAAGCCGCGAAGTGGAAGGACGTCTCCCTCCGCACGGCGGCGGAAATGGACAATCTCAGGAAGCGCACGGCCCGGGAGCGCGAAGAAGCGGTCCGCTACGCCAACCAGCGTCTGCTGGAGGACCTGCTGCCGGTGATCGACAATTTCGAGATGGGCATGCAGGCAGCCTCCCAGGACCAGTCGTCCATGATCTACATCGGCATGGACATGGTCCGCCGCCAGCTCAACGACTTCCTTTCCAACCAAGGTGCCCAGGAGATCCCGACCACCGGGAAATTCGACCCGAACCTCCATGATGCGGTGGCCCAGGAAGATTGCGCCGCCGGTGAGGAAGGCCGGATCCTCCGCGTGACCCGCCGCGGCTTCAAACTCCGCGACCGCCTGCTGCGCCCTGCCAGCGTGGTGGTTTCCAAACTCCCCTCCTCCCCCGAAGCCTGA
- a CDS encoding peroxiredoxin has protein sequence MAVLVGKPAPSFRAKAVKGETIIEDFSLEQFVGKKYVVFFFYPKDFTFVCPTELHRFQEELHEFEKREVAVVGCSTDSEFSHWAWLQTPKNKGGIEGVKYPLVADINKTISEDYDVLAGDYSTDEDGKLVVEGELVAYRGLFLIDKKGIVRHQIVNDMPLGRSIRECLRIVDALQHFEQHGEVCPMDWQKGDDAMTADHQGVSDYLSK, from the coding sequence ATGGCAGTTCTCGTTGGCAAACCAGCCCCCTCCTTCCGCGCGAAAGCCGTCAAAGGCGAAACCATCATCGAAGACTTCTCCCTCGAACAGTTCGTCGGCAAAAAATACGTCGTCTTTTTCTTCTACCCGAAGGACTTCACCTTCGTCTGCCCGACGGAACTGCACCGCTTCCAGGAAGAACTCCATGAGTTCGAGAAGCGCGAAGTGGCCGTCGTCGGCTGCTCCACGGACTCCGAGTTCTCCCACTGGGCCTGGCTCCAGACCCCGAAGAACAAGGGCGGCATCGAAGGCGTGAAATACCCCCTCGTCGCGGACATCAACAAGACCATTTCCGAAGACTACGACGTGCTGGCCGGTGACTACTCCACCGACGAAGACGGCAAGCTGGTCGTCGAGGGTGAGCTGGTCGCCTACCGCGGTCTGTTCCTCATCGACAAGAAGGGCATCGTCCGCCACCAGATCGTCAATGACATGCCGCTGGGCCGCTCGATCCGCGAGTGCCTCCGTATCGTGGATGCCCTCCAGCACTTCGAGCAGCACGGCGAAGTCTGCCCGATGGACTGGCAGAAAGGTGATGATGCGATGACCGCCGACCACCAGGGCGTGAGCGACTACCTGTCGAAATAA
- the dnaJ gene encoding molecular chaperone DnaJ, whose translation MADKRDYYEILGVARDASQDEIKKAYRKLAVKLHPDKNPGDATAEERFKELGEAYEALSDADKRAAYDRYGHAAFSGGMGGGRSGGGGGFHDPMDIFSQVFGGAFGGGFEEFFGGGGGSSRRKSSGKQRGSDLRYDLEISLEEAANGVEKELEIERYVPCDTCSSKGTKGSGGVKVCQTCGGRGVVARQAGIFIQQSTCPECRGAGETISDPCSSCKGEGRVQRDSRIKLRIPAGVDTGTRLRSSGNGDAGVRGGEAGDLYVFLHVRDHDLFERDGDDLFCEVPLPFSIAALGGELKVPTLDGQSSIKIPVGTQGGTVFRLRGKGISALSGGGRKGDLNVRVQVEVPTKLNSSQQEKLRLFSESIGEQNSPMQESFFQKAKRFFDR comes from the coding sequence ATGGCGGACAAACGCGACTACTACGAAATCCTGGGCGTCGCCCGCGACGCCTCCCAGGATGAGATCAAGAAGGCCTACCGCAAGCTGGCGGTGAAACTCCACCCGGACAAAAACCCGGGGGACGCCACGGCGGAAGAACGCTTCAAGGAACTGGGTGAGGCCTATGAGGCCCTGAGCGACGCCGACAAGCGGGCCGCCTACGACCGCTATGGCCACGCCGCATTTTCCGGCGGTATGGGTGGCGGTCGTTCCGGTGGTGGCGGCGGCTTCCACGACCCGATGGACATCTTCTCCCAGGTGTTCGGCGGCGCGTTCGGTGGCGGCTTCGAGGAATTCTTCGGTGGCGGCGGCGGTTCGTCGCGCAGGAAAAGCTCCGGCAAGCAACGCGGCAGCGACCTGCGCTACGATCTGGAGATCTCTCTCGAAGAGGCCGCGAATGGCGTCGAGAAGGAACTGGAGATCGAACGCTACGTCCCGTGCGACACCTGCAGCTCGAAAGGAACCAAGGGTTCCGGCGGGGTGAAGGTCTGCCAGACCTGCGGTGGCCGCGGCGTGGTCGCCCGTCAGGCGGGTATCTTCATCCAGCAATCAACCTGCCCGGAATGCCGGGGGGCCGGTGAGACGATTTCCGATCCCTGCTCCTCCTGCAAAGGCGAAGGCCGCGTCCAGCGGGACAGCCGCATCAAGCTGCGCATCCCCGCTGGTGTCGATACCGGCACACGCCTGCGTTCCTCCGGAAATGGCGACGCCGGTGTCCGCGGTGGAGAGGCCGGCGACCTTTATGTTTTCCTCCACGTCCGCGACCACGATCTCTTCGAGCGTGACGGGGATGACCTGTTCTGCGAGGTGCCTCTGCCATTCAGCATCGCGGCGCTGGGCGGTGAGCTGAAGGTGCCCACCCTGGACGGCCAATCCTCGATCAAGATCCCCGTCGGCACGCAGGGAGGCACGGTCTTCCGCCTGCGCGGCAAGGGTATCTCCGCACTTTCCGGCGGTGGCCGGAAGGGCGACCTGAACGTCCGCGTGCAGGTGGAGGTTCCCACGAAGCTCAACAGCTCCCAGCAGGAGAAGCTGCGGCTTTTCTCCGAATCCATCGGCGAACAGAACTCCCCGATGCAGGAGTCCTTCTTCCAGAAGGCGAAACGCTTCTTCGACCGCTGA
- a CDS encoding 16S rRNA (uracil(1498)-N(3))-methyltransferase, with the protein MARFFLPPDAWGGSPALTGDEARHLSQVLRGKAGERITVFDGRGRRAAATVLGVSKDRVPLELGEPVVSPNSGASIILAQAIPKGKNMDFIVQKAVELGVTAIQPLVTGNTVVQPGDGKSEKWRRVALEACKQCGQDTLPEIAEPLPFDRWIAPPSGDGDLRIIASLATGSQPLKDILRGNETPRSVTYLVGPEGDFTPQETRTAMDHGFLPASLGGIVLRVETATLCGLAVLRYEFP; encoded by the coding sequence ATGGCCCGCTTCTTTCTCCCGCCGGACGCGTGGGGCGGCAGCCCCGCCCTCACGGGGGACGAAGCGCGCCACCTCTCCCAGGTGCTGCGCGGAAAGGCGGGTGAACGGATCACCGTCTTCGACGGACGCGGCCGCCGGGCCGCGGCCACGGTGCTGGGCGTCTCGAAAGACCGCGTCCCGCTGGAGCTGGGGGAGCCGGTGGTTTCCCCGAACAGCGGAGCCTCCATCATCCTCGCCCAAGCGATCCCGAAGGGAAAGAACATGGACTTCATCGTCCAGAAAGCCGTCGAACTGGGGGTCACCGCCATCCAGCCGCTGGTGACCGGCAACACCGTCGTCCAGCCGGGCGACGGGAAGTCCGAGAAATGGCGACGCGTGGCGCTGGAGGCCTGCAAGCAATGCGGGCAGGACACCCTTCCCGAAATCGCCGAACCGCTGCCGTTCGACCGGTGGATTGCCCCACCATCCGGCGACGGGGATCTGAGGATCATCGCATCACTGGCGACGGGGAGCCAACCGCTGAAGGACATCCTCCGTGGAAATGAAACACCCCGCTCCGTGACCTACCTGGTGGGGCCGGAGGGTGATTTCACCCCGCAGGAAACCCGGACCGCCATGGACCATGGATTTCTCCCCGCCAGCCTCGGCGGAATCGTCCTGCGGGTGGAGACCGCCACCCTGTGCGGGCTGGCGGTGCTGCGGTATGAGTTCCCGTGA
- a CDS encoding phosphoenolpyruvate carboxykinase (GTP), with amino-acid sequence MTDTFRTSHAALQKWVDKMTALCKPDSVQWCDGSRAEWDRLTELLVAGGTFTRLNPEKRPNSFLARSSPSDVARVEDRTFICTRRPEEAGPTNNWADPMEMREKLQRKFDGCMKGRTMYIIPFCMGPIDSPLAKVGVQVTDSAYAVVNMHIMCKTGSDVLKRLEDEWSGTAPKKRDGHKFFIPCLHSVGAPLEPGQADVPWPCNEDKYIVHFVETREIMSYGSGYGGNALLGKKCLALRIASNIAREHRWMAEHMLIVGIQAPDGTKTYVSAAFPSSCGKTNLAMIVPPEKYQAEGWKTSLIGDDIAWLWPHEDGKLHAINPETGFFGVAPGTSYDTNPIAMESIKENVIFTNVALTDDGDIWWEGMTKEKPDHLIDWQGNDWTPDSGRPAAHANSRFTAPAVQCPTIDPEWQNPEGVPIDGIIFGGRRATTMPLVFQAYNWSHGVYLGATMGSEMTAAAAGTIGKVRRDPMAMLPFAGYNMGEYFGHWLEMRRHLTHLPRFFHVNWFRKSADGKFLWPGFGENMRVLEWIINRCQGAAAGHETQIGWTPAFEDFNVEGLDNFTLEDFDKVMCFDRAEWKAELISQAELFIDLYDHLPKELVFQRELLAARLS; translated from the coding sequence ATGACCGATACGTTCCGCACCTCCCACGCCGCGCTCCAGAAATGGGTCGATAAGATGACCGCGCTCTGCAAACCGGACTCCGTCCAGTGGTGCGATGGCTCCCGCGCCGAGTGGGACCGCCTGACCGAGCTGCTGGTGGCGGGCGGAACCTTCACCCGGCTGAATCCGGAAAAGCGCCCCAACAGTTTCCTCGCCCGCTCCTCCCCTTCCGATGTCGCGCGGGTGGAGGACCGCACGTTCATCTGCACCCGCCGCCCGGAAGAGGCCGGCCCGACCAACAACTGGGCGGACCCAATGGAGATGCGGGAGAAGCTGCAGCGGAAATTCGACGGCTGCATGAAGGGCCGCACGATGTACATCATCCCGTTCTGCATGGGGCCGATCGACTCCCCGCTGGCCAAGGTGGGCGTCCAGGTGACGGACAGCGCCTACGCCGTGGTGAACATGCACATCATGTGCAAGACCGGCTCCGACGTGCTGAAGCGGCTGGAGGACGAGTGGTCCGGAACCGCGCCGAAGAAGCGGGACGGCCACAAATTCTTCATCCCCTGCCTGCACTCGGTCGGTGCGCCGCTGGAACCCGGCCAGGCGGATGTTCCATGGCCGTGCAATGAGGACAAATATATCGTCCACTTCGTGGAAACACGGGAGATCATGTCGTATGGGTCCGGCTACGGCGGGAACGCGTTGCTGGGCAAGAAGTGCCTGGCGCTGCGCATCGCCTCGAACATCGCCCGCGAGCACCGGTGGATGGCGGAGCACATGCTCATCGTCGGCATCCAGGCACCGGACGGCACGAAGACCTACGTCTCCGCCGCTTTCCCCTCCTCCTGCGGCAAGACGAACCTCGCCATGATCGTCCCGCCGGAGAAATACCAGGCGGAGGGCTGGAAAACCTCCCTCATCGGGGATGACATCGCGTGGCTGTGGCCGCACGAAGATGGGAAGCTCCACGCGATCAATCCGGAAACCGGCTTCTTCGGCGTGGCACCGGGCACGTCCTACGACACGAACCCCATCGCGATGGAGTCGATCAAGGAGAACGTGATCTTCACCAACGTGGCGCTCACCGATGACGGGGACATCTGGTGGGAAGGCATGACGAAGGAAAAGCCCGACCACCTCATCGACTGGCAGGGCAATGACTGGACGCCGGACAGCGGTCGTCCCGCCGCCCATGCGAACTCCCGCTTCACCGCACCCGCGGTCCAATGCCCGACCATCGATCCGGAGTGGCAGAATCCGGAGGGAGTGCCCATCGACGGCATCATCTTCGGAGGCCGCCGCGCCACCACCATGCCGCTGGTTTTCCAAGCCTACAACTGGTCCCACGGCGTGTATCTGGGGGCGACCATGGGCTCGGAAATGACCGCCGCCGCCGCCGGCACCATCGGCAAGGTGCGCCGCGACCCGATGGCCATGCTGCCTTTCGCCGGCTACAACATGGGGGAATACTTCGGCCACTGGCTGGAGATGCGCCGCCACCTCACCCACCTGCCGCGCTTCTTCCATGTGAACTGGTTCCGCAAGTCCGCGGACGGGAAGTTCCTCTGGCCGGGCTTCGGCGAGAACATGCGGGTGCTGGAGTGGATCATCAACCGCTGCCAGGGCGCCGCCGCGGGGCATGAGACGCAGATCGGCTGGACTCCGGCGTTCGAAGATTTCAACGTGGAGGGACTGGACAACTTCACCCTGGAGGACTTCGACAAGGTGATGTGCTTCGACCGGGCGGAGTGGAAGGCGGAACTCATAAGCCAGGCGGAGCTGTTCATCGACCTCTACGACCACCTGCCGAAGGAGCTGGTGTTCCAGCGGGAACTGCTGGCGGCGAGGCTTTCCTGA
- the mazG gene encoding nucleoside triphosphate pyrophosphohydrolase, which translates to MTDEEMIECPGGGRQLERLRAIMHRLRAPGGCPWDAEQTHESLIPHIIEESYETIDAIQRKDHDHLKEELGDLLLQVIFHSEIAEEAGRFTLDDVARGISEKLVRRHPHVFASSQVADSDGVLKQWDEIKRAEKGDEEQPYLHGVGKGLPGLLRAAKLQKKAAKIGFDWPVETGVIAKIREELLELQSALDAQDLEAVSEEMGDLLFAVVNLARFRKTDPEMLMATANAKFETRFGEMEKLLKAKGISLEAASADEMVEAWEEAKRR; encoded by the coding sequence ATGACGGATGAAGAAATGATCGAATGCCCCGGGGGCGGGCGGCAGTTGGAGCGGCTGAGAGCCATCATGCACCGCCTGCGCGCGCCGGGCGGCTGCCCGTGGGATGCGGAGCAGACCCATGAGTCCCTCATTCCCCACATCATCGAGGAAAGCTACGAAACCATCGATGCGATCCAGCGGAAGGATCACGACCATCTCAAGGAGGAGCTGGGGGATCTGCTGCTCCAGGTGATCTTCCACAGCGAGATCGCGGAGGAGGCCGGCAGGTTCACGCTGGATGATGTGGCCCGCGGCATCAGCGAAAAGCTGGTGCGCCGCCATCCCCACGTTTTCGCCTCTTCGCAGGTCGCGGACAGCGACGGAGTGCTGAAGCAGTGGGACGAGATCAAACGCGCGGAGAAAGGCGACGAGGAGCAGCCCTACCTCCACGGCGTGGGAAAAGGCCTGCCCGGCCTGCTGCGCGCCGCGAAGCTCCAGAAAAAGGCCGCCAAGATCGGTTTCGACTGGCCGGTGGAGACAGGAGTCATCGCGAAGATCCGTGAGGAGCTGCTGGAACTCCAGTCCGCGCTGGATGCGCAGGATCTGGAAGCCGTATCCGAGGAAATGGGGGATCTGCTGTTCGCCGTGGTGAATCTCGCCCGCTTCAGGAAGACCGATCCGGAAATGCTCATGGCCACCGCGAACGCCAAGTTCGAGACCCGATTCGGCGAAATGGAAAAGCTGCTGAAGGCAAAGGGCATCTCACTCGAAGCGGCCTCCGCCGACGAGATGGTGGAGGCCTGGGAGGAAGCGAAGCGCCGCTGA